Proteins co-encoded in one Synergistaceae bacterium genomic window:
- a CDS encoding ABC transporter permease translates to MNVSKKIKDFFNSEFFHNFVRSPGAVAGLIIVVFFLLMVTIGPMFTPQNPYDIAGLDLMDAYKPPSWMSGGDPAFFFGTDEQGRDMLSAIVYGSRISLFIGIIVVALSCTIGTALGLIAGYFGGRLDSFLMRVVDVQLSFPAMLVALFIMAAFGRGLGKLVLALTIVGWVLYARTVRGSVLGEKKKEYVDAAKLIGLSPFSVILRHILPNILTPLIVIATIQVGSVILTEATLSYLGVGVPVTEPSLGLLVKNGYDVLFSGLWWSSVLPGMFIMFLVFGINLLGDFLRDEFNPRLK, encoded by the coding sequence ATGAATGTGAGTAAGAAAATAAAGGATTTTTTTAACAGCGAGTTTTTTCATAATTTTGTAAGAAGTCCGGGTGCAGTAGCGGGTTTGATCATAGTTGTTTTCTTCCTGTTGATGGTAACGATAGGCCCGATGTTCACCCCGCAGAATCCATATGACATCGCGGGGCTGGACCTTATGGATGCATATAAACCGCCGTCATGGATGAGCGGAGGAGACCCCGCGTTTTTCTTCGGTACTGACGAGCAGGGCCGTGACATGCTGAGTGCCATAGTTTACGGAAGCAGGATTTCCCTCTTTATCGGAATAATTGTAGTGGCTCTTTCCTGTACCATAGGAACCGCGTTAGGGTTGATTGCAGGTTATTTCGGCGGGCGGCTGGACAGTTTTCTCATGCGCGTTGTGGATGTACAGCTCTCCTTTCCGGCAATGCTGGTGGCTCTGTTTATTATGGCGGCCTTTGGAAGGGGGCTAGGCAAGCTTGTATTGGCGCTTACAATAGTTGGATGGGTGCTTTATGCTCGTACTGTCCGGGGTTCTGTGCTGGGGGAAAAGAAAAAAGAATATGTAGATGCGGCGAAACTTATCGGACTCTCTCCATTCTCGGTAATACTTCGCCATATACTTCCCAATATACTGACACCGCTTATTGTCATAGCCACAATACAGGTCGGATCAGTGATACTGACGGAGGCAACGCTGAGTTACCTTGGCGTCGGGGTCCCAGTTACTGAGCCATCCCTCGGCCTGCTTGTCAAAAACGGCTATGATGTGCTCTTCAGCGGGCTTTGGTGGTCCTCTGTCCTACCGGGAATGTTTATTATGTTTCTTGTATTCGGGATCAATCTCCTCGGAGATTTTCTCCGTGATGAATTCAATCCGCGTTTGAAGTAG
- a CDS encoding ABC transporter ATP-binding protein, translating to MSEFLLEVKNLRTYFDIFRGTVKSVDGVDFTLKTGEILGIVGESGGGKSVTGFSILRLIDYPGRIAEGEVLFNGEDLVKKSEDEMRHIRGKEISMIFQDPMTSLNPLQTIGRQIDEMLCLHTSLSSSQRKKRMLDLLNEVGISNPEERLRSYPHQFSGGMRQRVVIAIALAANPRIIIADEPTTALDVTVQAQILTLMDNLVKKFGSALILITHDLAVVSEMTHRVAVMYCGKIVEEAPTKELIKDPYHPYTKGLMDSIPKMSGERTRHLPQILGMVPSLFDLPNGCYFAPRCSRATERCRNEIPQMKQVSSERRVACYNPVCKNNGG from the coding sequence ATGTCAGAATTTTTACTGGAAGTAAAAAATTTAAGAACCTACTTCGATATCTTTCGCGGTACAGTTAAATCTGTTGACGGCGTTGATTTTACGTTAAAGACCGGTGAGATACTTGGCATTGTCGGAGAATCAGGCGGCGGAAAGTCCGTTACGGGGTTCTCTATTCTTCGCCTGATAGATTACCCTGGAAGAATCGCCGAAGGCGAAGTTCTTTTTAATGGAGAAGACCTGGTTAAAAAGAGTGAAGATGAGATGCGCCATATCAGAGGGAAGGAAATATCGATGATTTTTCAGGATCCCATGACATCTCTTAATCCGCTCCAGACTATAGGCCGGCAGATAGATGAAATGCTTTGTCTGCATACCAGTCTGTCTTCTTCCCAACGTAAGAAGAGGATGCTTGATCTGCTGAATGAAGTCGGCATATCAAACCCTGAGGAGCGTCTGAGGAGTTACCCTCATCAATTTTCTGGCGGAATGAGGCAGCGTGTTGTCATAGCAATTGCACTTGCGGCTAATCCAAGGATAATCATAGCCGATGAACCCACGACGGCACTTGATGTGACAGTGCAGGCACAGATACTGACCCTTATGGATAACTTGGTGAAGAAGTTCGGATCGGCCCTTATTCTTATAACGCATGACCTTGCTGTTGTATCGGAAATGACTCACAGGGTAGCTGTAATGTACTGTGGGAAGATAGTCGAAGAGGCTCCGACCAAGGAATTGATCAAGGATCCATATCACCCGTATACCAAGGGCTTAATGGATTCAATCCCTAAGATGTCGGGAGAAAGAACACGGCATTTACCTCAGATATTGGGAATGGTGCCAAGTCTGTTCGATCTGCCGAACGGCTGTTATTTTGCTCCGCGCTGCAGCAGAGCAACAGAGCGCTGCCGGAATGAAATTCCTCAGATGAAACAGGTCTCCTCTGAGCGCAGGGTTGCATGTTACAATCCTGTATGTAAGAATAACGGAGGGTAA
- a CDS encoding ATP-binding cassette domain-containing protein, which translates to MYSNQDPNNSEYILEVCDLVQSFDQPHGILDRLTGRTKKVVHAVNGVSFNLKRGEVFSLVGESGCGKSTTARTIVRLLEPKAGRVVFDGEDISKFSARKMMSVRKKMQMIFQDPYASLNPRQKIKNIIMEPMLFHKVVSCKDEAIERMYRLLDIVGFRPEQADRYPHQFSGGQRQRIGIARAISTNPSFIVADEPVSALDVSIQAQVLNLMMDLKDEFNLSYLFIAHDLSVVRHVTERLGIMYLGFIVEQGERDLIFEKPMHPYTRALLAAAPTLDREKAVEPLQGDVPSPIDLPEGCPFVNRCPQRMEICKTARPVLRNLEGRSIACHLY; encoded by the coding sequence ATGTATAGTAATCAGGATCCTAATAATTCAGAATACATTCTTGAAGTCTGCGACCTTGTGCAAAGTTTTGATCAGCCTCATGGGATCCTGGACAGATTGACAGGAAGAACTAAAAAGGTTGTCCATGCGGTAAACGGCGTATCGTTTAATTTAAAGCGCGGTGAGGTATTCAGCCTTGTCGGCGAATCCGGCTGCGGGAAATCGACAACTGCGAGGACCATAGTCAGGCTGCTTGAGCCAAAGGCAGGAAGAGTGGTCTTTGACGGAGAAGATATTTCAAAGTTCAGTGCAAGGAAAATGATGTCTGTCCGCAAAAAAATGCAGATGATTTTTCAGGATCCTTATGCCTCTTTGAATCCCAGGCAGAAGATTAAAAACATTATAATGGAGCCGATGCTATTTCATAAAGTTGTGTCGTGTAAAGATGAGGCAATAGAGAGAATGTACAGGCTTCTTGACATAGTCGGTTTCAGGCCTGAACAGGCGGATCGTTATCCTCATCAGTTCTCTGGAGGTCAGAGGCAGAGAATAGGCATAGCAAGGGCCATATCTACCAATCCGTCCTTTATAGTAGCAGATGAACCTGTTTCAGCTCTTGATGTATCCATACAAGCTCAGGTGCTTAACCTGATGATGGATCTAAAGGATGAATTTAACCTGTCATATCTTTTTATAGCGCATGATCTCTCTGTTGTCCGCCATGTGACTGAGAGGCTGGGTATAATGTATCTTGGGTTCATAGTAGAACAGGGGGAACGCGATTTGATCTTTGAAAAACCAATGCATCCATACACAAGAGCTTTGCTGGCCGCTGCACCTACGCTTGACAGGGAGAAGGCAGTCGAACCATTACAGGGGGATGTGCCAAGCCCTATTGACCTGCCTGAGGGTTGTCCGTTTGTAAACCGCTGCCCTCAGAGGATGGAAATATGCAAAACAGCCCGTCCCGTGCTTCGTAACCTTGAGGGACGGTCCATAGCGTGTCATCTTTATTAG
- a CDS encoding ABC transporter substrate-binding protein, with amino-acid sequence MRRKLAAILVILLLSLMVAASAVAAEKSIVIGIGSDALFLDPSQQDETITNTMGRYMFDGLLNNNAAGVPVPALATSWSIGKDNLTWTFNLRKGVKFHDGSSFTADDVVYTIDVCRTSLLKDFTASIKDVQVVDPYKIKIITNVPTAVLLESLAPLRILPKAYRTKVGETKFNQAPVGTGPYIFQEWVKEDHISMKANDAYWGGAPKIKKVTLRPISNAATRTAALLTGEVDIIEDVPVRDIAKVKSTKGFTVVDRPSERLIFLHVDANRPKGPGIIGLDKNPFNDIRVRKALSMAIDRDAIVKVIMNGNAYATNQMVLEGRRGYNKKIPAPVYNPAEAKKLIADAGYPNGFKVYLDAPNGRYINDAQVAQALASQLTKVGIQVELRLHPKSIFFDFVRPGDKSSLVMSGWSEPIDVGEMSNVLFYTRDKNPAKGGSNRCHYANPEFDKLIDEADATASPKKRAVILEKAAKLIVEDCGIVPLYFQQDIYGIKDTVKFTPRSDQSILAYEMDIKK; translated from the coding sequence ATGCGCAGAAAATTGGCAGCAATACTGGTTATACTTTTACTTTCGCTGATGGTGGCTGCATCAGCGGTGGCAGCAGAGAAGAGCATTGTCATCGGAATTGGGTCAGATGCGCTTTTTTTGGATCCGTCACAGCAGGATGAGACGATTACCAACACAATGGGACGTTATATGTTTGATGGACTTCTCAACAACAACGCGGCTGGCGTTCCTGTTCCGGCCCTTGCAACGTCATGGTCGATAGGCAAAGATAACCTTACGTGGACCTTCAACCTACGCAAAGGTGTAAAGTTTCATGACGGCAGCAGTTTCACAGCAGATGATGTAGTTTACACCATAGACGTCTGTCGTACTTCACTGCTTAAGGATTTCACTGCCTCAATTAAGGATGTGCAGGTCGTTGACCCTTACAAAATCAAAATCATCACAAACGTACCTACTGCCGTTCTGCTGGAGTCGCTTGCGCCTCTGCGTATCCTTCCCAAGGCATACAGGACAAAGGTCGGAGAGACAAAATTCAATCAGGCACCGGTCGGCACAGGTCCGTACATATTCCAGGAGTGGGTCAAGGAAGACCACATCTCAATGAAAGCCAATGATGCTTACTGGGGTGGCGCTCCGAAGATCAAGAAGGTTACTTTGCGTCCCATCAGCAATGCAGCAACCAGGACGGCGGCTCTTCTTACCGGAGAAGTTGACATTATCGAAGATGTGCCTGTCCGCGACATAGCCAAAGTAAAAAGTACAAAGGGCTTTACGGTTGTCGACCGCCCGAGTGAACGCCTTATCTTCCTACACGTTGATGCGAACAGGCCGAAAGGGCCTGGGATCATAGGCCTTGACAAGAACCCCTTCAACGATATCCGTGTCCGCAAGGCTCTTTCAATGGCTATAGACAGGGATGCGATTGTAAAGGTGATCATGAATGGCAATGCCTACGCTACAAACCAGATGGTCCTTGAAGGCAGACGTGGCTATAATAAAAAGATTCCAGCTCCTGTGTACAATCCTGCAGAAGCGAAGAAACTTATAGCAGATGCCGGTTATCCCAACGGGTTCAAGGTTTATCTTGATGCTCCGAACGGCCGTTATATAAATGACGCGCAGGTTGCCCAGGCACTGGCAAGCCAGCTTACCAAGGTCGGCATTCAAGTTGAGCTCCGCCTGCATCCGAAGTCGATTTTCTTCGATTTTGTGCGTCCCGGTGACAAGTCCAGCCTTGTAATGTCAGGTTGGTCAGAGCCAATAGACGTAGGGGAAATGTCAAATGTCCTTTTCTATACAAGGGATAAAAATCCAGCAAAGGGCGGTTCAAACCGCTGTCACTATGCAAATCCTGAATTTGACAAGCTCATCGACGAGGCAGACGCCACAGCCAGCCCTAAAAAGCGTGCTGTTATCCTTGAAAAAGCAGCGAAGCTTATTGTTGAAGACTGCGGAATCGTTCCGCTATACTTTCAGCAGGATATATACGGCATAAAGGACACAGTGAAATTTACGCCCCGTTCCGACCAGTCCATTCTCGCATACGAAATGGATATAAAAAAGTAG
- a CDS encoding acetyltransferase, whose translation MSRDSVYMIGAGDHAKVVMTTLEACKIRCAGIYDDDENLWGKELWCVPILGPTSDMPDEPGNMAVIAIGSNRVRREISKKFSNICWPVIVHPLTDVHSSVRLGYGTIVFAGTIIQADTTVGNHSIVNASVLIDHDCTIGDYCHILPRACIADGVSVGDGSFIGMGAVVIPHTHISTNVTVGAGSTVIRDLDPDGTFVGTPARRILRSVISEGEWRS comes from the coding sequence ATGAGCAGAGATTCTGTCTATATGATAGGGGCCGGAGACCATGCAAAAGTCGTCATGACCACTCTGGAGGCCTGCAAAATTAGATGTGCCGGCATTTATGATGATGATGAGAACCTTTGGGGCAAGGAACTATGGTGTGTTCCTATCCTTGGCCCTACTTCAGATATGCCTGACGAACCAGGTAACATGGCGGTGATAGCTATCGGGTCGAACCGTGTGAGACGAGAGATCAGTAAAAAGTTTTCCAATATCTGCTGGCCTGTCATAGTTCACCCTTTAACTGATGTACACAGCTCCGTACGTCTTGGATATGGAACTATTGTATTTGCCGGCACTATAATTCAGGCGGACACAACGGTAGGCAATCATTCTATAGTAAACGCATCTGTTCTGATAGACCACGATTGTACGATAGGGGACTACTGTCACATCTTGCCCCGTGCCTGCATAGCAGATGGCGTATCTGTCGGAGATGGTTCTTTCATCGGAATGGGGGCCGTAGTTATTCCGCATACGCATATTTCAACAAACGTCACAGTCGGAGCGGGCTCGACAGTCATCAGGGATCTGGATCCAGACGGCACATTTGTAGGAACTCCGGCAAGAAGGATACTAAGGTCCGTGATCAGTGAGGGAGAATGGAGATCGTGA
- a CDS encoding EFR1 family ferrodoxin (N-terminal region resembles flavodoxins. C-terminal ferrodoxin region binds two 4Fe-4S clusters.), whose translation MNIEYFVFSGTGNTLMIARGIGSELVKKGNTVNYYMMERQRAFIPEEDSVIGLAFPIAFFSSYPLVLDFIDSLPEGNGCRIFMSATMGGMGMGVEGKIRKMIVARGYTPFGAELFLMPGNYNNKTMPAEKSEKNKKLIDVAMEKARLFGDSLNNGTAKWNSGVPVIPSVSQWFVRSGRALRFFYRTFPIEINNDKCIRCMRCIDNCPIGAIYRNSGSLFIRPELCQSCQRCVGFCPVHAIIVPGKPAEQYRAMDFEEFIK comes from the coding sequence ATGAATATAGAATACTTTGTCTTCTCCGGAACTGGGAATACCCTAATGATAGCGCGTGGGATAGGCAGTGAGCTTGTCAAGAAAGGGAATACCGTCAATTATTATATGATGGAGCGGCAGCGGGCTTTTATTCCTGAAGAAGATAGTGTTATTGGACTGGCGTTTCCTATAGCATTTTTCTCTTCCTATCCGCTTGTTCTGGATTTCATCGATTCCTTGCCCGAGGGCAACGGATGCAGGATATTTATGTCCGCAACAATGGGCGGTATGGGGATGGGCGTCGAGGGAAAAATTCGTAAGATGATTGTAGCCAGAGGTTATACACCTTTTGGTGCAGAGCTTTTTCTTATGCCGGGAAACTATAATAACAAAACGATGCCTGCCGAGAAGAGCGAGAAGAACAAAAAACTTATTGATGTTGCAATGGAAAAAGCACGCTTATTCGGCGACAGCCTGAATAATGGAACAGCAAAATGGAATAGCGGTGTGCCGGTCATCCCTTCTGTATCTCAGTGGTTTGTCCGCAGTGGCAGGGCGCTTCGTTTTTTCTACCGGACATTCCCGATCGAAATAAACAACGATAAATGCATCAGATGTATGCGATGTATTGATAATTGCCCAATCGGAGCCATCTACAGGAACTCCGGATCACTATTTATACGTCCTGAACTCTGCCAGTCATGCCAGCGCTGTGTCGGTTTCTGTCCTGTTCATGCTATTATTGTTCCAGGGAAACCGGCAGAACAGTATAGGGCGATGGATTTTGAGGAATTTATAAAATAA
- a CDS encoding methyltransferase type 11, with amino-acid sequence MYMDFIDETIKEKILFMKKFVNNPRRIGSIAPSSSFLTESILANVEWSSVGSVAELGAGTGVFTKNIIQRMGNNSNIFIFEIEPELRSRLETQTKLKIYSDAVKLPQILESRGILHVDLIISSLPYAVLPKEETDSILKSIIKSLGPEGVFLAFQYSLHMREPFEKIFSSVRTRFVPLNIPPAFVYECTGLLKQQYD; translated from the coding sequence TTGTATATGGATTTTATAGACGAGACAATAAAAGAAAAAATACTTTTCATGAAAAAGTTTGTCAATAACCCCAGAAGAATTGGAAGCATAGCTCCCAGCTCTTCATTCCTGACGGAATCGATACTGGCTAATGTTGAGTGGAGTTCTGTCGGATCTGTAGCCGAACTTGGCGCAGGCACCGGAGTATTTACAAAAAATATAATTCAGAGGATGGGTAATAATTCCAACATATTTATATTTGAGATAGAACCGGAACTCAGAAGTCGGCTGGAAACACAAACAAAACTCAAGATATACTCCGACGCAGTAAAACTTCCGCAAATCCTTGAGTCAAGGGGTATTTTACACGTTGACCTGATAATCTCGAGCCTTCCTTACGCAGTCTTGCCAAAGGAGGAAACTGACAGCATTCTTAAGAGTATAATAAAATCGTTGGGACCTGAAGGGGTTTTCCTTGCCTTTCAGTACTCACTGCATATGAGGGAACCTTTTGAAAAAATATTCAGCAGTGTCAGGACAAGATTTGTCCCTCTTAATATTCCTCCTGCGTTCGTCTATGAATGTACCGGGTTGCTGAAACAACAATATGACTGA
- a CDS encoding flavin reductase family protein, translated as MGKVTWKPGTMLYPLPPVMVSCGTMEKPNVITVAWTGIVCSDPAMTYISIRPERYSYGLIKETGDFVINLTTESLLWTADYCGVKSGRDINKFDLPSITAEPASQAAAPMIKESPLSIECRVERIIPLGTHDMFLSKILAVNADEMLLDTKSVLHLEKAGLIAASHGKYFSLGRQLGTFGYSVKKRGR; from the coding sequence ATGGGCAAGGTCACATGGAAACCTGGAACAATGTTATATCCCCTTCCGCCTGTTATGGTGTCGTGCGGAACTATGGAAAAACCGAATGTCATAACCGTCGCATGGACTGGCATTGTATGTTCAGACCCGGCAATGACATATATATCGATCAGGCCGGAACGTTACTCTTATGGCCTCATAAAAGAGACAGGCGATTTTGTGATCAACTTGACTACAGAATCTCTTTTATGGACCGCTGATTACTGCGGTGTAAAATCGGGCCGCGATATAAACAAATTTGACTTGCCGTCTATAACCGCAGAGCCTGCGTCTCAGGCAGCCGCCCCTATGATAAAAGAGAGTCCGCTAAGCATAGAATGCAGAGTTGAAAGGATAATCCCCCTTGGGACCCATGACATGTTCCTCTCGAAGATCCTCGCCGTTAATGCGGATGAAATGCTTTTAGACACAAAGAGCGTGCTGCATCTTGAGAAAGCTGGACTAATCGCTGCCAGTCACGGGAAATACTTTTCCCTTGGAAGACAGCTAGGCACTTTTGGCTATTCTGTTAAGAAAAGAGGCCGGTAG
- a CDS encoding ABC transporter permease, whose product MKLTKDSFLHDGLIVPFIFVFLWWFGSKAGWWNPFLLPSPGQIMHSFIVSIEGGELQKHVWASLDRIIKGFGLSAVFALTLALICAWFPALLSQLEPTLEFLRHIPPMSAIPMLILWFGIGETPKIILIILATFFPVFMNALQGIRDCDPKMIEVAKVFGYTRWHQFKFVIIPSAIPSILTGLRLGLGYSWRSLVAAELVAASSGLGYMILDAEQLSRSDVVMMGILVIGVLGALLDYGFLWVMKRYLKRGIEA is encoded by the coding sequence ATGAAATTAACTAAAGACAGTTTTCTACATGATGGTCTGATAGTTCCGTTCATATTTGTTTTTTTGTGGTGGTTTGGTTCAAAGGCCGGCTGGTGGAACCCATTCCTGCTTCCTTCACCGGGGCAGATTATGCATTCATTCATCGTTTCGATAGAGGGCGGAGAGCTACAGAAACATGTATGGGCCAGTCTGGACCGTATTATAAAGGGCTTTGGCCTGTCGGCGGTTTTTGCACTGACCCTTGCTCTTATATGTGCATGGTTTCCTGCCTTGCTGTCGCAACTTGAACCTACGCTTGAGTTCTTGCGTCATATCCCGCCAATGTCTGCCATACCAATGCTCATACTATGGTTTGGCATAGGTGAGACTCCTAAAATAATTCTTATAATCCTAGCTACGTTTTTCCCTGTCTTCATGAATGCACTTCAGGGCATAAGGGATTGTGATCCTAAAATGATTGAAGTTGCAAAGGTCTTCGGCTACACTCGCTGGCATCAGTTCAAGTTCGTGATTATACCCTCCGCTATCCCGTCTATTCTGACAGGGCTGAGGCTGGGACTTGGATACAGCTGGCGCTCACTTGTAGCTGCCGAACTTGTCGCAGCTTCATCCGGGCTTGGTTATATGATACTTGATGCCGAGCAGCTTTCGCGTTCCGATGTTGTAATGATGGGCATACTGGTTATAGGGGTTCTTGGCGCGCTGCTTGACTATGGATTCCTATGGGTTATGAAGCGTTATTTGAAAAGGGGCATAGAGGCTTGA
- a CDS encoding ATP-binding cassette domain-containing protein, with protein MSWLRIENLKKTYDLEDMKVQALAGIDLDIEEGEFIVIVGRSGSGKTTLLRILAGLEEQTEGKIIFKDKICDTENTLHVGMVFQEARLLPWLSVERNILFPYLPNGNISMLHQKMLDILKMLGLEGYENAMPAQLSGGMAQRVALGRALSCDPEIILLDEPLGALDYFTRRALQRELARIYMEGGKTFLMVTHDVGEALRLATRVLVLKNGKIDSSVPVPMGYPRVRGSTEFQGLIDKVLDAIGDTGW; from the coding sequence TTGAGCTGGCTCAGGATAGAGAATCTCAAAAAAACTTATGATCTGGAAGATATGAAGGTCCAAGCCCTGGCTGGGATCGACCTTGATATAGAAGAGGGTGAATTTATTGTCATCGTTGGGAGGAGCGGCTCAGGAAAGACGACACTGCTTCGTATACTAGCGGGGCTTGAGGAACAGACTGAAGGTAAAATAATTTTTAAGGACAAAATCTGTGACACTGAGAATACACTTCATGTCGGCATGGTCTTTCAGGAGGCACGTCTTTTACCCTGGCTTTCTGTTGAACGTAATATTCTTTTCCCGTATCTGCCCAATGGCAATATCTCAATGCTTCATCAGAAGATGCTGGATATTCTTAAGATGCTTGGGCTTGAGGGGTATGAGAACGCAATGCCCGCACAGCTTTCCGGCGGTATGGCACAACGGGTGGCACTTGGTCGGGCGCTTTCGTGTGATCCGGAGATCATCCTATTGGATGAGCCTCTGGGTGCGCTTGATTATTTTACGAGGAGGGCTTTGCAGCGTGAGCTTGCGAGGATTTATATGGAGGGCGGTAAAACCTTCCTTATGGTGACCCATGATGTGGGAGAGGCTCTGCGGCTTGCAACCAGAGTCCTTGTGCTCAAGAACGGGAAAATCGACTCATCTGTGCCGGTACCCATGGGATATCCAAGAGTGCGCGGCAGTACGGAATTCCAAGGGCTAATTGATAAGGTTTTGGATGCGATAGGCGATACCGGCTGGTGA
- a CDS encoding MBL fold metallo-hydrolase, translating to MDTREIIPGLTQIVLYLPGVGFESFINAWLIKDEKRGRNVLVETGPAVSVPQLAEDIKALGIDKIDYLLYTHIHLDHAGGAGQFHRIFPDTKFIVPPKGRIHLVDPEKLIQGSRENLGDLCDIYKMPEPLPADALAPLNFELDGLMIIDTPGHSPHHSSYVYDIGGTNVLFAGEAGGCYFELPDGSVFMHPATPHKFYYETAIASLDKLIALQDIDLICYPHFGCSRDWKNLLISAETQMALWKDIISALPKDKKADDIVKVLLNSDPMLKNNERLSAEERERDSFFLRQSVDGYLGNLNRKF from the coding sequence ATGGATACAAGGGAGATTATTCCCGGTCTGACTCAGATAGTATTATATCTTCCCGGTGTTGGATTTGAGTCTTTCATCAATGCATGGCTCATAAAGGACGAAAAAAGGGGGCGTAATGTACTCGTTGAAACAGGTCCGGCTGTCTCTGTTCCACAGCTTGCGGAGGATATCAAAGCGCTTGGCATAGATAAGATAGATTATCTGCTCTATACACACATCCATCTTGACCATGCCGGCGGGGCTGGGCAGTTTCACAGAATTTTCCCTGACACAAAATTTATCGTGCCGCCTAAAGGCCGCATACATCTCGTGGATCCCGAAAAGCTGATACAGGGCAGCAGGGAGAACCTGGGAGACCTCTGCGATATTTACAAAATGCCGGAACCTCTTCCTGCAGATGCTCTTGCGCCGCTTAATTTTGAGCTTGACGGGCTGATGATAATTGACACACCGGGGCATTCTCCACATCACAGTTCTTATGTATATGATATTGGCGGGACTAATGTCCTATTTGCCGGAGAAGCTGGCGGCTGTTATTTTGAACTGCCCGACGGCTCTGTTTTCATGCATCCGGCCACGCCGCATAAATTTTACTATGAGACTGCAATTGCGTCACTTGACAAACTGATTGCGCTCCAGGACATAGACCTGATATGCTATCCGCATTTCGGCTGCAGCCGTGACTGGAAAAACCTGCTCATATCAGCCGAGACACAGATGGCATTGTGGAAGGATATAATTTCCGCACTGCCGAAGGACAAGAAAGCTGATGACATTGTTAAAGTACTGTTGAACTCAGATCCGATGTTGAAAAACAACGAGAGGCTGTCTGCGGAAGAGAGGGAGAGGGACTCTTTCTTCTTACGGCAGAGCGTCGATGGGTATCTTGGGAATCTGAACAGAAAATTCTGA